A window of Lacibacter sediminis contains these coding sequences:
- the panD gene encoding aspartate 1-decarboxylase: MEIEVLKSKIHRLTITEANLHYVGSLTLDEDLMDAANMIEYEKIQVVNVNNGNRLETYLIKGKRGSGVCCLNGPAARQGSVGDVVIIISYATMDFEKAKSFSPWVVFPKESNKL; this comes from the coding sequence ATGGAAATTGAAGTATTAAAGTCGAAAATTCATCGGCTTACGATTACAGAAGCAAATCTTCACTATGTTGGCAGCCTTACATTAGATGAAGACCTGATGGATGCCGCCAATATGATCGAGTATGAAAAAATTCAGGTGGTGAACGTAAACAACGGTAACCGTTTAGAAACTTATCTCATAAAAGGTAAACGTGGAAGCGGTGTTTGTTGTTTGAATGGTCCGGCTGCCCGTCAGGGTTCTGTTGGGGATGTGGTAATTATCATATCTTACGCCACCATGGATTTTGAAAAAGCAAAAAGCTTTAGTCCATGGGTTGTGTTTCCGAAAGAATCAAATAAACTTTAG
- the ppk1 gene encoding polyphosphate kinase 1 translates to MASEKRKTIVRDISWLSFNARVLQEANDPSVPLRERVRFLGIFSNNLDEFFRVRVATLKRMAEFGDKAKSKMHMEKNPQKILEEIQDVVLQQQNEFNRIWNHVQQELKKEKIFLVTEKQLSRDQKKFVETFFDEEVRQEVIPLMIESNPQIPYLRERSLYLAVAMSNKSNAYKKKYALIEIPAKFKRRFVKLPSPAGHHHIILMEDVIRHCLPKIFSFMGFDEYSAHIIKVTKDAEIDLDADVSTSLIQKIEKGLKNRRKAKPVRFIYDKEIDAGLLEYLIRRLNLTRRDNIIPGGRIHNFRHFMDFPNEVFKVKHERKKPFPHPVLRKTIRVTDEIIRQDLLMHFPYHSFDVVIELLREAAMDPDVKEIKITAYRLAENSKVINALVNASRNGKAVTVMLELRARFDEEANLEWKEKLEEEGVRVLIGVPNMKVHAKLCVIKKRVQNKTIQYGFVSTGNLNEGTSRVYGDHCLLTSNRKIMADINRIFTYLEQPVMSRLKYLRQCKTLVVCPTGMRRQFMHLIENEIKNAHKGLPASIILKMNSFSDEQLIEKLYEAARAGVEIKLIVRGIFCMLTQSNKFKSQPYAISIVDQYLEHSRVLIFHNNGKEKVYLSSADWMIRNLDHRIEAAVEITNKAIQEELKECINIQLKDNVKARILDNNLQNAYVKRKGKTVRSQVEIYNFLHQKIPKQLETGRH, encoded by the coding sequence ATGGCATCAGAAAAACGCAAGACGATTGTTCGTGATATCAGCTGGTTATCTTTTAATGCAAGGGTGTTGCAGGAAGCCAACGACCCCTCTGTTCCCCTCCGTGAACGTGTTCGTTTCCTCGGGATTTTTTCAAACAACTTAGATGAATTTTTTCGTGTGCGTGTAGCCACGCTCAAACGTATGGCTGAGTTTGGCGATAAGGCCAAGAGCAAAATGCACATGGAGAAAAATCCACAAAAGATCCTTGAGGAAATACAGGATGTGGTGCTTCAACAACAAAATGAATTCAACCGTATCTGGAATCATGTGCAGCAGGAATTAAAAAAAGAAAAGATATTTCTTGTTACTGAAAAACAATTGAGCCGTGATCAGAAAAAATTTGTAGAGACTTTTTTTGATGAAGAAGTGAGACAGGAAGTAATTCCGCTTATGATCGAAAGTAACCCGCAGATACCTTACCTGCGTGAACGTTCTTTATACCTGGCCGTTGCCATGAGCAACAAATCAAACGCCTATAAAAAGAAATATGCATTGATCGAGATACCGGCGAAGTTCAAACGCAGGTTTGTGAAGCTCCCCTCACCTGCCGGGCATCACCACATTATTTTAATGGAAGATGTGATCCGGCATTGTTTGCCCAAGATATTTTCCTTCATGGGTTTTGATGAGTACAGTGCACACATCATTAAAGTAACAAAGGATGCAGAGATCGATCTTGATGCAGATGTTAGCACTTCACTCATTCAGAAAATTGAGAAGGGATTAAAGAACCGTCGCAAGGCAAAACCTGTGCGATTTATTTATGATAAAGAAATTGATGCCGGATTATTAGAATACCTCATTCGTCGTTTAAATCTTACCAGAAGGGATAATATTATTCCCGGTGGACGCATTCACAACTTCCGCCACTTCATGGATTTTCCAAACGAAGTGTTTAAAGTGAAGCATGAACGTAAAAAACCATTCCCACATCCCGTACTCCGCAAAACCATTCGTGTAACGGATGAAATCATTCGACAGGATTTACTCATGCATTTCCCTTATCATTCATTTGACGTGGTGATCGAGTTACTGCGTGAAGCAGCAATGGACCCCGATGTAAAAGAGATCAAGATCACTGCGTATCGCCTCGCTGAAAACTCAAAAGTGATCAACGCTCTTGTAAATGCATCACGAAACGGGAAAGCTGTAACAGTTATGCTGGAGCTCCGTGCACGTTTTGATGAAGAAGCAAATCTTGAATGGAAAGAAAAACTGGAAGAAGAAGGCGTACGTGTATTGATCGGTGTGCCCAACATGAAGGTGCATGCAAAACTCTGCGTTATAAAAAAACGTGTGCAAAACAAAACGATTCAATATGGTTTTGTAAGTACCGGGAATTTGAACGAAGGCACATCAAGGGTTTATGGAGATCATTGCCTGCTTACTTCCAACCGAAAGATCATGGCAGATATCAACCGCATCTTTACTTACCTTGAACAGCCCGTAATGAGCCGGTTGAAATACCTGCGTCAATGTAAAACCTTAGTTGTTTGTCCAACGGGTATGCGCAGGCAGTTTATGCATCTCATCGAAAATGAGATCAAGAATGCACACAAAGGATTACCCGCCTCCATCATTTTAAAAATGAACAGTTTCAGCGATGAGCAACTCATCGAAAAATTATACGAAGCTGCAAGAGCGGGTGTTGAAATAAAACTGATCGTTCGTGGTATTTTCTGTATGCTTACCCAAAGCAATAAATTCAAAAGTCAACCTTATGCCATCAGTATTGTTGATCAATATCTTGAGCATAGCCGTGTGTTGATATTTCACAATAATGGTAAAGAGAAAGTTTATCTATCTTCGGCAGACTGGATGATACGCAATCTTGATCACCGTATTGAAGCGGCTGTTGAAATTACCAACAAAGCCATTCAGGAGGAGTTGAAAGAATGTATCAACATCCAGTTAAAAGATAATGTAAAAGCGAGGATACTGGATAACAACCTGCAGAATGCATATGTAAAACGTAAAGGAAAAACAGTGCGTTCACAGGTAGAGATCTATAATTTCCTGCATCAAAAAATTCCGAAGCAACTTGAAACTGGCCGCCATTGA
- the rfaE2 gene encoding D-glycero-beta-D-manno-heptose 1-phosphate adenylyltransferase has product MKATKHIQQKILDAHQLQQELMRWRKFSKKVAFTNGCFDILHAGHIHSLMQAASFADVLIVGLNSDASTKRLKGDNRPVNNEQNRALLLASLVMVDAVVLFDEDTPYELINSILPDVLVKGGDYTVDTIVGAKEVMENGGTVEIIPLVEGLSTTSLLQKIERL; this is encoded by the coding sequence ATGAAAGCAACCAAACACATTCAGCAGAAAATACTTGATGCCCATCAACTTCAACAGGAATTGATGCGTTGGCGAAAATTCAGCAAAAAGGTTGCGTTTACCAATGGCTGTTTCGATATACTGCATGCCGGGCATATCCATTCCTTAATGCAAGCGGCATCGTTTGCTGATGTATTGATCGTTGGTTTGAACAGTGATGCTTCAACCAAACGATTGAAAGGTGATAACCGTCCCGTCAATAATGAACAGAACCGTGCATTACTATTGGCTTCTTTGGTAATGGTAGATGCGGTGGTTTTGTTTGATGAAGACACACCTTATGAACTCATCAACTCTATTCTGCCTGATGTATTAGTGAAAGGTGGCGATTATACAGTTGATACAATAGTTGGCGCTAAAGAAGTAATGGAGAATGGCGGAACAGTAGAAATAATTCCATTGGTAGAAGGATTGTCAACCACTTCTCTCCTGCAAAAAATTGAACGGCTTTGA
- a CDS encoding Ppx/GppA phosphatase family protein yields MKLAAIDIGSNAARLLITEVEENEKGVPQFNKLNLVRVPLRLGFDVFETGDIPKTKINKVIETIKAYKHLLSIYEVKYLKACATSAMRDARNAEDIIRKVKMETGIEIRVISGDEEASFIYENHIAENLAKDHSYLYIDVGGGSTELTFFNAGKLVFKESFNIGTIRLLKNQVNDKLWDEMKEFIKLGTKGINGIIAIGSGGNINKVFSLSKKKEGKPLSLELLRDYHKEFSSFSLEERMKQYKLREDRADVILPAIQIYINVMRWADIEEIYVPKIGLADGLVHMLYDEVKAKKFNASTLVL; encoded by the coding sequence TTGAAACTGGCCGCCATTGATATAGGAAGTAACGCAGCAAGATTACTCATTACCGAAGTAGAGGAAAATGAGAAAGGTGTTCCTCAATTCAATAAACTCAACCTTGTGCGTGTGCCACTTCGTTTGGGTTTTGATGTGTTTGAAACAGGTGATATTCCTAAAACGAAGATCAATAAGGTTATAGAAACCATTAAGGCATACAAACACTTACTTAGCATTTATGAAGTGAAGTACCTGAAAGCATGTGCCACTTCTGCCATGCGTGATGCAAGAAATGCCGAAGACATCATCCGGAAAGTGAAAATGGAAACCGGTATTGAAATACGTGTGATCAGTGGTGATGAAGAGGCTTCCTTTATTTACGAAAATCATATTGCCGAAAATTTAGCGAAGGACCATTCCTATCTGTATATTGATGTGGGTGGTGGCAGTACAGAACTTACTTTTTTTAATGCAGGCAAGCTGGTATTTAAAGAATCGTTCAACATTGGTACGATTCGTTTATTAAAAAACCAGGTGAACGATAAGCTGTGGGATGAAATGAAAGAATTCATTAAGCTGGGTACAAAAGGCATCAACGGTATTATTGCCATTGGTTCCGGCGGCAACATCAACAAAGTATTTTCATTATCAAAAAAGAAAGAAGGCAAACCTCTCTCACTCGAACTGTTACGTGATTATCATAAAGAATTCAGCAGTTTTTCATTGGAAGAACGAATGAAGCAGTACAAATTGCGTGAAGACAGAGCCGATGTAATTCTTCCTGCCATCCAGATATACATTAACGTTATGCGTTGGGCCGATATCGAAGAAATTTATGTACCAAAGATCGGCTTGGCTGATGGACTGGTGCATATGCTATACGATGAGGTGAAAGCTAAAAAATTTAATGCCTCAACTTTAGTATTGTAA
- the panB gene encoding 3-methyl-2-oxobutanoate hydroxymethyltransferase, which produces MSINKEVKRITTNTLQKMKLNSEKISMITAYDFSFAKLFDAAGIDVILVGDSASNVMAGHETTLPITLEQMIYHAQSVLRGIHRCLVVVDLPFGTYQSNSDIALASAIRIMKETGAHAIKLEGGEEALESIKRIVNAGIPVMGHLGLTPQSIYKFGTYTVRAKEEEEANKLRRDALLLQEAGCFATVLEKIPAQLAKEVSTSLHIPTIGIGAGNDCDGQVLVMHDMLGINTEFKPRFLRKYLNLGEQITSAVQQYITDVKCGDFPNEHESY; this is translated from the coding sequence ATGTCAATTAATAAAGAAGTAAAACGCATCACGACCAACACACTTCAAAAAATGAAGTTGAACAGCGAAAAGATCTCGATGATCACCGCTTATGATTTCTCTTTTGCAAAATTATTTGATGCAGCCGGTATTGATGTGATACTTGTTGGCGACAGCGCCAGTAATGTAATGGCGGGGCATGAAACAACCTTGCCTATTACGCTTGAGCAGATGATCTATCATGCACAATCGGTGTTGCGTGGCATTCATCGCTGCCTCGTGGTAGTTGATCTTCCGTTTGGTACTTATCAATCCAATTCAGATATAGCGCTGGCATCTGCCATCCGCATCATGAAAGAAACCGGTGCGCATGCCATTAAACTGGAAGGTGGTGAAGAAGCATTGGAATCGATCAAACGGATTGTAAATGCTGGTATTCCTGTTATGGGCCACCTGGGATTAACGCCTCAATCCATTTACAAATTTGGCACATATACCGTTCGTGCTAAGGAAGAAGAAGAAGCAAATAAGTTGAGAAGAGATGCGTTGCTGCTGCAGGAAGCAGGTTGTTTCGCAACGGTTTTGGAGAAAATACCTGCACAACTTGCGAAAGAAGTTTCAACCAGTCTGCATATCCCCACCATTGGTATTGGTGCAGGTAACGATTGTGACGGGCAAGTGCTGGTGATGCATGATATGCTGGGTATTAACACTGAGTTTAAACCAAGGTTCCTTCGTAAATATTTAAACCTGGGTGAACAGATCACAAGTGCTGTTCAGCAATACATCACCGATGTAAAGTGCGGTGATTTCCCGAATGAACATGAATCGTACTAA
- a CDS encoding glycogen/starch synthase produces MVAAKKRILFIASEMSPYLEETDFSSIVNQLAIKANDSGFEIRCIMPRFGVINERRHRLHEVVRLSGINVSVDNDDYPLQIKVASLPNARLQVYFLENEDFFKRKFIYHDENEKWFDDNDLRTIFFCKGALETVKKFGWPPDIIHCSGWMTGLIPMYLQTAYKKEPVFGNSKLIYTVGQNTFKEKLGAKFLKLANIHASIKDKDLEPYKDANNTAMFRGGASYADAITFGAEKVDKKLLEEFNKVRGKKVLPFKPDGDLTDYLQLYTDLSSK; encoded by the coding sequence ATGGTAGCAGCAAAGAAAAGAATTTTATTTATTGCCAGTGAAATGTCTCCGTATCTGGAAGAAACAGATTTTTCTTCTATTGTCAATCAACTGGCGATCAAAGCAAATGACAGTGGTTTCGAAATTCGTTGCATTATGCCCCGTTTCGGTGTCATCAATGAACGTCGTCACCGTTTACACGAGGTAGTAAGGCTTAGTGGTATTAATGTTTCGGTTGACAATGATGATTATCCACTCCAGATCAAAGTTGCTTCTTTACCCAACGCACGTTTGCAGGTTTATTTTTTAGAGAACGAAGATTTCTTCAAACGCAAGTTCATTTATCATGATGAAAATGAGAAGTGGTTTGATGATAACGATCTTCGTACGATCTTTTTCTGTAAAGGTGCCTTGGAAACTGTAAAGAAATTCGGATGGCCTCCTGATATCATTCATTGCAGTGGCTGGATGACCGGTTTAATTCCTATGTATCTGCAAACAGCATATAAGAAGGAGCCTGTTTTTGGTAACAGCAAACTCATTTATACTGTTGGTCAAAATACATTTAAGGAAAAACTGGGAGCTAAGTTTTTAAAGCTGGCAAATATTCATGCAAGTATTAAAGACAAAGACCTTGAGCCTTATAAGGATGCGAACAACACAGCCATGTTCCGTGGTGGTGCGTCGTATGCTGATGCGATTACATTTGGTGCTGAAAAAGTAGATAAGAAATTGTTGGAAGAGTTCAACAAAGTGCGTGGAAAGAAAGTGTTACCATTTAAACCAGATGGTGATTTAACAGACTATTTACAACTATATACCGACCTTTCGTCGAAATAA
- a CDS encoding pyridoxal phosphate-dependent aminotransferase: MKLSSLLSRFSEPETLKMAKLGRELRAKGVDVIDLSLGEPDFDTPKHIKEAAKKAVDDNYSHYTPVPGYLDVREAVCVKLKRDNNLEYKPENIVLSTGAKQSLANVILATVDQGDEVIIPAPFWVTYSELVKIAGGVPVILTTTMENKYKITGAELEAAITPKTKVFLFSSPCNPSGSVYSYDELKSLADVFAKHPEIFIISDEIYEYINFVGKHESIAQFDAIKDQVIIVNGLSKGYAMTGYRLGYIAANVDVAKGCEKLQGQFTSGTNAVTQRATIDALVGDQTPTHEMTKEFERRKKRVMELVSEVPGWKLAEPDGAFYVFPQVSYYFGKSDGTNVINDADDLCMYLLNVAHVSTVTGRAFGTPDCIRLSFANSLEKIEEAYKRIKEALAKLK; this comes from the coding sequence ATGAAACTTTCTTCCCTCTTGAGCAGGTTCAGCGAACCTGAGACGTTAAAGATGGCAAAGCTCGGCCGTGAGTTAAGAGCAAAAGGTGTTGATGTAATTGACTTGAGTTTAGGAGAGCCCGATTTCGATACACCAAAACATATTAAAGAAGCAGCAAAGAAAGCAGTAGACGATAACTACAGTCACTACACTCCGGTACCTGGTTACCTTGATGTACGTGAAGCTGTTTGTGTAAAATTAAAGCGTGACAACAATCTCGAATATAAACCTGAGAACATTGTATTATCAACAGGTGCCAAGCAAAGTTTGGCAAATGTGATCCTTGCAACAGTTGATCAGGGTGATGAAGTAATTATTCCTGCTCCGTTCTGGGTTACTTATTCTGAGTTGGTAAAGATCGCAGGCGGCGTACCTGTTATTCTTACCACCACAATGGAAAATAAATACAAGATCACAGGAGCTGAGTTAGAAGCTGCGATCACTCCTAAAACAAAAGTATTTTTGTTTTCATCTCCATGTAATCCTTCCGGTTCAGTTTATAGTTATGATGAATTAAAGAGCCTTGCAGATGTGTTTGCAAAGCATCCTGAAATTTTCATCATCTCTGATGAGATCTATGAGTATATCAATTTTGTTGGTAAACACGAGAGCATTGCTCAGTTCGATGCTATCAAAGACCAGGTGATCATTGTAAACGGTTTGAGTAAAGGTTATGCCATGACGGGTTACCGTCTTGGTTATATTGCTGCGAATGTTGACGTGGCAAAAGGTTGTGAAAAATTACAGGGCCAGTTTACCAGTGGTACCAATGCTGTTACACAACGTGCAACAATTGATGCTTTGGTGGGTGATCAAACTCCCACGCATGAAATGACGAAAGAATTTGAACGTCGTAAGAAGCGTGTAATGGAGCTGGTAAGCGAAGTCCCCGGATGGAAATTAGCTGAACCCGATGGTGCTTTTTATGTATTTCCTCAGGTGAGCTATTACTTTGGCAAATCAGATGGTACAAACGTAATTAACGATGCTGATGATCTTTGTATGTATCTGTTGAATGTAGCGCATGTATCAACTGTTACAGGTCGTGCATTCGGTACACCTGATTGTATCCGTTTGTCATTTGCCAACAGTCTGGAAAAAATTGAAGAAGCTTACAAAAGAATTAAAGAAGCATTGGCGAAGTTGAAGTAA
- a CDS encoding lysylphosphatidylglycerol synthase transmembrane domain-containing protein produces the protein MLKKRIILAVQFLFFLGLGLFLVWWMARGIDDKGWAQIKVSLQQANYWLFVPVFAMLLLSHYVRALRWKILMEPLGYKPGTFNVFNAVMIGYLANLAFPRLGEVLKCTLLARYEKVAPDKLVGTIVAERAIDLVCLITAFVITILLQIDTVGSYALDMLQSIFKGKGDGFSWLRLGMVLGIAASFILIAYWILSRFAHIRIIERIKNVIKGIWHGLNSVRFIKQRRLFLVHTVLIWTLYFMSSRVGFYAMEEVSHLGTREAFSILSFGSIGMIATQGGIGAYQFIVQEILMLYGLSQITGFTFGWILWIAQTLVILLGGLICFILLPVLNRKRNESNQTHSAENT, from the coding sequence ATGCTCAAGAAAAGAATCATCCTTGCTGTACAGTTTTTATTTTTCCTTGGGCTTGGATTGTTTCTTGTGTGGTGGATGGCCCGTGGCATTGATGATAAAGGTTGGGCTCAGATAAAAGTTTCATTGCAGCAGGCCAACTATTGGCTTTTTGTTCCTGTATTTGCGATGCTGCTGCTCAGCCATTATGTGCGTGCCCTGCGTTGGAAAATATTAATGGAGCCATTGGGTTATAAGCCGGGTACATTCAATGTTTTCAATGCAGTTATGATCGGCTACCTGGCCAATCTTGCCTTCCCCCGTTTAGGTGAAGTATTGAAATGTACGCTACTTGCACGTTACGAAAAAGTAGCTCCTGATAAACTCGTTGGTACTATTGTGGCCGAACGTGCCATTGATCTTGTTTGTTTGATCACAGCATTTGTGATCACCATCCTTTTGCAGATCGACACAGTTGGCAGTTATGCATTAGACATGCTGCAAAGTATTTTCAAAGGAAAAGGCGACGGATTTTCATGGCTTCGACTCGGCATGGTACTTGGCATTGCTGCTTCTTTTATCCTGATCGCTTATTGGATACTCAGCCGTTTTGCACATATACGCATCATTGAACGTATCAAGAATGTGATCAAAGGAATCTGGCACGGTTTAAATAGTGTTCGCTTTATCAAGCAACGTCGTTTATTTCTTGTTCATACAGTTCTTATCTGGACACTGTACTTTATGAGCAGCCGTGTTGGTTTTTATGCAATGGAAGAAGTATCACATCTTGGCACAAGAGAAGCCTTTTCTATTCTTTCATTCGGAAGTATTGGTATGATTGCTACACAAGGTGGTATCGGTGCTTACCAGTTTATTGTACAGGAGATATTGATGCTGTATGGTCTTTCACAGATCACCGGTTTTACATTCGGCTGGATCTTGTGGATCGCTCAAACACTTGTGATCTTATTAGGCGGATTGATCTGCTTTATTCTTTTACCCGTTCTTAATCGTAAACGCAATGAAAGCAACCAAACACATTCAGCAGAAAATACTTGA
- a CDS encoding DUF4397 domain-containing protein yields MPGTQMQLNIVHASAGTGSIDVLQNLKTVGTFNYLNALNIPANYVSVDSGFNNYRLQLGTVQLANLLFSNTKGRYSFFLFDTATTDKLKYFFVEDNLDTTGLGKQSKIRLLHLSPDVDSLEVLTNRPANILQDSVVIAAKPYAGKLTQANLLSSGAFQSFYADTTVTIKIRSIANAGITRQYQLQFSKGAVYSLVMKGYLGKTNADSLSLSIIKHN; encoded by the coding sequence GTGCCCGGCACCCAAATGCAGTTGAATATTGTGCATGCATCAGCAGGTACAGGGAGCATTGATGTGTTGCAGAATCTAAAAACTGTTGGCACTTTCAATTATCTGAACGCTTTAAATATACCCGCAAATTATGTTAGCGTTGACAGTGGATTTAATAATTACAGGTTACAGCTTGGTACAGTGCAATTAGCCAATTTGTTATTCAGTAATACAAAAGGTCGCTATTCCTTTTTTCTGTTTGACACGGCCACAACTGATAAGCTGAAATACTTTTTTGTGGAAGACAATCTTGACACAACAGGTTTGGGCAAACAATCGAAGATCCGTTTGCTGCATTTAAGCCCTGATGTTGATTCCCTTGAAGTGTTGACTAACCGTCCTGCCAACATTCTGCAGGATTCAGTGGTAATTGCTGCAAAACCTTACGCAGGAAAACTCACGCAGGCAAATTTGCTCAGCTCGGGTGCATTTCAATCCTTCTATGCAGATACAACCGTAACCATTAAGATCAGGTCGATTGCAAATGCCGGCATAACCAGGCAATACCAATTACAATTCAGCAAGGGCGCTGTTTACTCGCTTGTAATGAAAGGTTACCTCGGCAAAACCAATGCTGACTCACTTTCTCTTTCAATTATCAAACATAACTAA
- the panC gene encoding pantoate--beta-alanine ligase produces MLIFHTVHQLQNYLRHQKQKGLITGFVPTMGALHQGHLSLLEDSKKATDLTICSIFVNPTQFNDPKDFEKYPVTISIDVELLLKAGVDVLFLPSVKEIYPNGTVNQPHYDLGFLETVLEGKYRPGHFQGVCQVMHRLLTIADAHHLFMGQKDYQQCMVINHLIETQKIPTKLHIAPTLRESDGLAMSSRNMRLTKEDRQTAVAISQTLTQMKMQLQPGSLQKIKDDATAFLTSKGFRVDYTEIAHADTLALVNNWNGTDPVVALIAAYIGEIRLIDNMLLTKTD; encoded by the coding sequence ATGCTCATTTTTCATACCGTTCACCAACTACAGAATTACCTCCGCCATCAAAAGCAGAAAGGCCTGATAACGGGTTTCGTTCCCACAATGGGCGCCTTACACCAGGGTCATTTGTCATTGCTTGAGGATAGTAAAAAGGCCACCGATCTGACCATTTGCAGCATTTTTGTGAACCCCACACAGTTCAACGATCCCAAGGATTTTGAAAAATACCCGGTTACGATAAGTATTGATGTTGAACTTTTGTTGAAGGCGGGTGTGGATGTACTCTTTCTTCCCTCGGTAAAAGAAATTTATCCCAATGGAACAGTTAATCAGCCACATTACGATCTCGGCTTTTTAGAAACGGTGCTGGAGGGGAAATACCGTCCCGGTCATTTCCAGGGAGTGTGCCAGGTGATGCATCGTCTGCTCACAATTGCAGATGCACATCATTTATTTATGGGTCAGAAGGATTACCAGCAATGCATGGTCATCAATCACCTGATTGAAACCCAAAAAATTCCAACCAAACTGCATATTGCCCCCACCCTTCGTGAAAGTGATGGACTGGCGATGAGCAGCCGCAATATGCGTTTAACAAAAGAAGACCGGCAAACTGCGGTGGCCATTTCGCAAACACTTACTCAAATGAAAATGCAATTGCAGCCGGGTTCTTTGCAAAAGATAAAAGATGATGCAACCGCTTTTCTCACATCAAAAGGCTTCAGAGTTGACTATACTGAAATAGCACATGCCGATACTCTTGCGTTGGTTAATAATTGGAATGGCACTGATCCGGTTGTGGCTTTAATTGCAGCCTATATTGGAGAAATTCGCCTCATCGATAACATGCTGTTAACAAAAACAGATTAA
- a CDS encoding serine hydrolase — MFKSVVFISFSLALLLILNACKPAKTVVANENFLENLMQQHPDLFSKVLANRDSMRVKIMYTRIDRDKKNRPRFTDYNFNLKPDDYFYPASTVKMPVAFLALEKLNQLGISRNATMITEKGQDGLTAVYNDPTSPDGRPTVEHYIKKIFVVSDNDANNRLYEFLGQQYLHDQLKAKGYSDVQIIRRLAITMPEELHRITNPVSFRDSTGKVLFEQPLIKSNYNYLTRNDFLGKGYLDEKDQLVNTAMDFSRKNRIYLKDLHNILRSVLFPEAVPAQQRFKINEADYKFLYQYMSQLPGETRFPEYDTTHFFDAYCKFLMFGTQKKTSIPKHIRIFNKVGWSYGFLTDVAYIVDFEKNIEFMLSATIYCNEDGILNDDKYDYDSVGLPFLENLGKIIYEEEVKRKRKHQPDLSKFKVSYDK, encoded by the coding sequence ATGTTCAAATCTGTCGTTTTTATCAGTTTCAGCCTGGCTCTGTTGCTCATATTGAACGCCTGTAAACCTGCTAAAACAGTGGTTGCCAACGAAAATTTTCTTGAGAATCTCATGCAGCAGCATCCGGATCTTTTTTCTAAAGTGCTCGCCAACCGTGATTCCATGCGTGTAAAGATCATGTATACCCGCATTGACAGGGACAAAAAGAACCGCCCCCGTTTTACCGATTATAACTTTAACCTGAAGCCCGACGACTACTTTTACCCGGCCTCAACTGTGAAAATGCCGGTGGCTTTTCTCGCTTTGGAGAAACTAAACCAGCTTGGAATCAGCCGCAACGCCACCATGATCACAGAAAAAGGGCAGGATGGTTTAACCGCCGTGTATAACGATCCAACTTCACCCGATGGACGGCCAACCGTTGAGCATTACATCAAAAAGATTTTTGTGGTGAGTGATAACGATGCCAACAACCGGCTTTACGAATTTTTGGGTCAGCAATACCTGCACGATCAGTTAAAGGCAAAAGGATATTCAGATGTGCAGATCATTCGCCGGCTTGCTATCACGATGCCGGAAGAACTTCACCGCATAACTAACCCGGTAAGCTTTCGTGACAGTACCGGCAAAGTCTTGTTTGAACAGCCATTGATTAAGAGTAATTACAACTACCTCACCCGAAATGATTTTCTGGGCAAAGGGTATCTCGATGAAAAAGATCAGTTGGTGAATACAGCCATGGATTTCAGCAGGAAGAACAGGATCTATCTGAAAGACCTTCACAATATCTTGAGAAGCGTGTTGTTTCCAGAAGCAGTTCCTGCACAACAGCGTTTCAAGATCAACGAAGCCGATTATAAGTTTCTTTATCAATACATGAGTCAGCTTCCGGGTGAAACAAGATTTCCTGAATACGATACGACTCATTTTTTTGATGCATATTGTAAGTTCCTCATGTTTGGCACACAAAAGAAAACATCCATTCCAAAACACATCCGCATTTTTAACAAAGTAGGGTGGTCGTACGGATTCTTAACTGATGTAGCTTACATTGTTGATTTTGAAAAGAACATCGAGTTTATGCTGAGTGCAACTATCTATTGCAATGAAGATGGCATTCTTAACGATGATAAATACGATTATGATTCTGTCGGGTTACCCTTCTTAGAAAATCTTGGCAAGATTATTTATGAAGAAGAAGTAAAACGTAAACGAAAGCATCAACCCGATCTTTCAAAATTTAAAGTGAGCTACGATAAATAA